The proteins below come from a single Miscanthus floridulus cultivar M001 chromosome 1, ASM1932011v1, whole genome shotgun sequence genomic window:
- the LOC136459865 gene encoding uncharacterized protein yields the protein MAVPNYTYLKLKMPGPSDIITLESTYEHAYDCDVECIEYAEALVEAKTLIAHVDQLSGEAPDSKHRTGAFEPAEAIKLVPVDPACPDDRALRISATLDIK from the coding sequence atggcagtccccaactatacctacctcaagctcaagatgccaggccccagcgatATCATCACgcttgagtccacgtacgaacatgcatacgactgcgacgttgagtgcatcgagtatgctGAGGCTCTTGtagaggccaagaccctcatcgcccatgtcgaccaactcagtggcgaggcgcctgactccaagcatcgcacGGGGGCATTCGAGCCCGCGgaagccatcaaactcgtcccagtcgaccccgcctgccccgacgaccgagcgctgaggatcagcgccaccctcgacatcaaatag